CATTGAGGCTACATAAGAGGAAGCACCAAACATATAAGTACCGTCATAGGAATTATCTAATCCTCCTTTACTGTCTGGAATACAGTCCTTGTCTTTATCTAGAGAAAGCAAATAATCAATAGCCTCTTTCATTTTCTCATAGTTCCTCTTTAGAAAATCAAGGTCGTTTGTGAATTTGTAATCTCTATACATCATTAAAACCCAGGTTGATGCTAAATCTGTCCATGGATAATTAGAAGATGCACCATAGATTGGTGATTCAATACTTTCCTCTCCAAGATCATGTGGTACTTCACCATTCCTCAAAAACAAACCAAAGTACTCATCCATTTTCTTCACTAAATCTGGGTATAATTCAAGTAAAGCAAATGATACAGCATCGTAAGTCATGGTACCAATAGTGTTCATTAGAAGAGTAACCTCTGGATCTTCATAAACTGCAAATCTGCCATCTTTGGTTAACCAACTGTAAGTTAAAACGTAAAGACCATCACGATAAACTTCATTTATCCAACTATCTTCATCTTCAAGTTCAGGTTTTAAATCGTTTAATAAAACGTATTCTGCAACCTCATAAGAGTTGTTAAACCAATTTTCATAATAGTGACCATAGGGATAATTATAAGGTCTACCATTAAAGTACCATGAAAGAATAAATTTTTCTTCACCATGAACCTCTTTCCATACAATGCCAGCAATTTCTTCCCTTGCGTAAGGTTCGATTTTATAATAATCACTTTCCCTTAGTTCAAGAAGTGGAGTGATATCTTCAGTCATTCCCTTTCTTGATGGTCTAAGATAGCTATAGCCAGCAAAAACTTTACAACCTATACATCCTAAAAACATATTACCATAAGCTGGGTCTTGTTGTAAAGCTTTTTCGTTTGTAAAAAGTACCCCATTAATTTTCCTCTTTATTGCATAATTCTCTCTACCTTCTCTTCTACTTCCTACTAAGTTTGGAAAAGAAATAGCAAATACTCCTTCTCCTTTTACATGGAATACAATAGCAGGTAATGACGAGTCTTTAAGACTTTTATTTATGATTGAGAAAACTGTAACTGTAGTGTTTACCTCTGGTATTTCATAAGTAATTATTGGGAATTTCTCCTTTGAAATTATCTTCTTAACTTTTCTGTATTCTGGTGGGTTTTCAATGTTTTTACCAGGGTTAGTTTGAAGGAAAATTCCATCTTTAACAATATGAAATCCTCTTATTGACCTTCTTGGATTACTCCAATTATTCATTATTGTGACATTATCAATTGTTAAATCTGGAAAGAATTCAATTTTCCCAGTACCGATACTACCAATTGGGATGCCGTTCATATAATAAAGAATTCTTTTTAGATATATTTAAATATTTTAATTTACTATAACAATAGAATTCTAATTATTTTCTGTGATGAGTGAAGTAAAATTATAATATATTCTAGAAATTTTAATCAAAAATTTTTCTGGTTTTTAAATGCATAATTCTTATATATGTATGGAATATTATATTATATTATATTCTTCAATAAAAATAGATTCTAGGAATATATTAAATATTTAGTTATAGAGATATAAAGATACAGGATTGTCTGTCTAAATTATGAGTTTAAAGTTCAATTAAATTTATACTCATAGTATATGAGTTAAAACTTAGCTTAGAAAATTTTTGTAGAAAAGTTTTTTATTAAAATAAGGAATATATCTTAGAGGTGTTAATTAAACCATGAAAAATAAATATAAATTATTTACAATAGCAACTGTTTTAATTTTCTTATAATTAAAACCAAAAATTGTTATATCACCCTTAAATGTAAGTAACTACACTTTAATTCTTACAATTCCAGTAAATGCAATAAACCTTAATGAACCTATAAACGCTTTATCACAATCATTGAATATTGAAATTAATTATATAGAATTATATCTAACATTCTTAGAACCTAATGGTTTTGGAATTAGCACATCAGTAATAATTCCACCTTATACTATACCTACTCAGGAACAAGTATATGGATAATAGGAGAGTGAGAATTTTGACAAAAGGTATTACATAGATTTTTTTTAAAAGATTATAACTCATCATTATATATTTCTCAGTTTTTAGCATAAACCAAAATAATTTTGTTCTTGGTTCAACTAAGTTTAAATTTTATTGGCACGTTTCCCTATTAATCATTTTTAGTCTTTCCTTCATACAATACATTATGAAGTTAGTTTTAACTGGTAAAGTGTTTGATGGAGAGAAAATAATTGAAAAGGGAAGCGTTATTATTGAAGAAGATAAAATAATTGACGTTGTTGAAGGTGAAGAAAAAGGAGACAGAGTTATTAAAGGAAACTTTATCTTACCCGGACTAATTGATACTCATGTACACTTCTTTGGAGTTGAAGATGATAACGTTCTTTCTTGGAACTTAGTAAATGAAATTGATGCAGCAATAAGAAGCACTAGAGATATGGAAAAACTCTTACGTTCAGGTTTTACTACTGTTAGAGATTTGGGTAGTAAAGTTGCAGTTAATTTATCTAAATTACAAAGGAGAGGAGAAATAATTGGACCAACAGTAATAGCCTCTGGTTACTCTTTAGCTATTACTGGAGGTGATGATGATCCTAAAGACTTACCATTAGACATTGCACAAAGACTTTCCTATTCATTTTACTGTGATTCCCCTTACGAGTGCAGAAAAGCTGTTAGAATGGCAATTAGACAAGGGGCTAGTGTGATAAAAGTTTATGCTTCTGGAGCTTTTTCTCAAGGTGAAATTATATTACCAGGATTTAGTCTAGACGAATTAAAGGCAATTGTTGATGAGTCTCATAGGGCTGGGTTAAAAGTAGCATCTCACGCCTATGGAAAAGAAGCTATAATGAACTCAATCTTAGCTGGTGTAGATACAATAGAACATGGTCTTGGTTTAGATGATGAAACTGCATCAATGATAAAAGAAAAGGGAATTTGTTATATTCCTACTCTTTCAGCTTATGAAATTGATTTTCCAGTTCCAAAGGAAGTTAGAAAATATAGGGAAGAATTAGTAAAGAGACATTTTAATGAAGATATGAGAATTGCTGTATCTAAGGGACTTAAAATTGCAACTGGAACAGATTATGTTGGTTCTAAACAAAGACCTCATGGCAAAAACTATAGAGAATTGGTTCTTCTTTCTAGATATATGAATCATATTGAAGTGCTAAAATCTGCAACATCTATCGCTGGTGAATGTTTAGGATTGAACGTTGGAAAATTAAAACGTGGTTATACAGCTGATATAATTGTTGTTAAGGATGATCCAACAGTTTCAATAGAAAACCTTTCTCCTTCGAACATCATATACGTTATTAAGGAAGGGAAAGTATATAGAGGATATGGAAATTATGAAGAATAATCTTATTTTCCTTTATTTTCATTTCCTTTATGCAAGTTGAAGAAAAGGATGGAATTTATAGGATAAGAATAAACAATCCTTTACCTCCAGTAGAATTTAACTTCCAAGGGGTTAATTCATCAAAATCGTTACACGACTTTAATCTTACGATCGAAGAGAAAGAGAATTCATTGATAATTTCAAAACCCCTAGAGTTAGAAGAGCATATAGTTGGTTTAGGTGAAAAAGCTGTTGAACTTGATAGAAGAAGATTTAGATTTAGAATGTGTAATATTGATGCTGGAAAATACTTCAAGTTTTCTGATCCCTTGTATATAAACATACCTTTCTTCATTTCTGTATACAAAGGTAAAGCAACGGGATATTTTATTAATTCAGCATCATGTGATTTAGTAATTGACATTGGTGTATCAGATTATTCAAAGATAAAGATCTTCGTACCTCATAGGGATGTTGAACTTTTTATCTTTGAAGGTCCAACTATTGAGAAAGTCTTAGAAAGATATACTGACGTTACTGGTAAACCTTATTTAATGCCAGAATGGGCTTTAGGTTATATGATATCTAGATACTCTTACTATCCACAAGATTATATTATAAAACTTGTAGACTTAATGAAAGAGTTTAGAGTAACAGCTGTATTCTTAGATATTGACTTCATGGATTCATTTAAACTATTCACATGGGATAAAGAGAAGTTCCCTGACCCTCAGAAGTTCATTGAAGAACTACATAAACGTGGAGTTAAATTAATTACAATAGTGGATCATAGTGTTAGGGCTGATCAAAAATATCCCATTTTTATTTCTGGTTTAGGTAAGTTCTGTGAAACTGGTAAGGGTGAATTGTTTGTAGGAAAATTATGGCCTGGTAACACTGTTTATCCAGACTTCTTTAAAGAAGAAACTAGGAAATGGTGGAGTGAATTAATTTACAATTGGTTAAAACAAGGAGTTGATGGTATTTGGTTAGATATGAATGAACCGACAGACTTTACAACTTACGATACTTATTACGAAATTCTTAACCAACTTCATGCCACTATGAAAGATGAAAGACTTTTACTTACCTTTCCCCCTAATGTAGTTCATGAATATAAGGGTAAAAAAGTCCCTCATTTGATGATTAGGAATGCTTACCCACTTTATGAAGCTATGGCAACTTTTGAAGGTTTTAAGGATAAGGAACCATTTATTCTCTCTAGGTCCGGTTATGCTGGAATACAAAAGTATGCTTGTGTTTGGACTGGGGATAATACTCCTTCGTGGGATGATTTAAAACTACAGCTACAGTTAGTCTTAGGTTTATCTATTTCCGGTGTGTCATGTGTTGGTATTGATATTGGTGCTTTTCAAGGAAGAGGTAGTAGGGATATTGACAATTCTCCAGAACTTTTAGTTAAATATTTTGGTATTGCTTTATTCTTTCCCTTTTTTAGAACTCATAAGGCAACTAATGGAATTGATACTGAACCTATTTTCTTACCTTCATACTATAGAGAAAAAATGAAAAAAATAATTGACACTAGGTATAAGTTTTTACCTTACCTATATTCTTTAGCTATTGAATCTCATGAAACTGGACATCCAATAATTAGACCATTATTTTATGATTTCCAGGAAGATGAAAACACATATAGAATTGAAGATGAATATATGGTTGGTAAGTTCCTACTTTATGCTCCAATAATAACCCCAACAGAAAGAAGGCTAGTTTATTTACCTAGTGGAAGGTGGATGGAATTTTGGACCAAAGAAATCTTTGAAGGGAATAGTTGGATAAATTCTTCATCAGACTTACCAATATACATTAGGGAAGGAAGTATAATACCACTTGAAAATAACGATATTTTAACGTTTGGAAATTACGGAAAGTTCAAATACAATAATGTTTTCATTGAGAGAGAAGGAAACTTACTAAAGTTATCTAAACCCTTCTTCGTTAGAAAAATAATTACAGAGAAAAAAGAAATTGAAGTAAATAAGGAACTAACTTCAATAGACCTTTAACGTTAGTATCTCATAATTTTTATAACTAAACTCCACTTTATTCTTTTTTACTATCATCTCCCTTTCTACTTCCTCATCCTCAATTATGTTAGTTGATATTACTTTTGAAGGATTAAACCATAAGGTTAATTCACCTTTACCCTTACTGTTAAGAACGTTATAAAGTCTAATTATTATACCTTTATTATCTTCTGAAAGTTTTAATGTCTCTAAAATTAGTCCCTTTCCTTTAAGAGAGATAAAGCTTTTACTTTCTTTCAATTTTCCTTTTGTAACAATTAAGGGAATATTTAACTCATAACCAAGTTTGTAAATCTCACTTTCTTTCCAATCATCTTTATGAGGAATGATATAAATATTTACTTCATTCTCTTCAGAATCAGTTTCATAATCTGGGAAAATTGGAGTTTTAGATATTGTAACTCCTATGTCACCCCTTTCAACACTTACACCATACTTACCATCAGTAACTATTCCAACACCATAATTATCCTCTGATATATCTAACCATTTCTGGAACGGAACCTCAAACCTTGCTTTCTCCCATGAAGTGTTTTTAATAGTACTTCTTTTTAATACTCCATATGGAATCTCGAACACAGCCTCATTAGCATTTAAATTTGTCTTAACCCAGAACTTTAACAAAAGTTCTCTATCTGGAATCTTAGTCATTAATTTAACGTTTATCATTTTCTTTTCAGCATAAAGGCATATTTCCTCTATCACATCAGATTTCCTAAAATTGAAGGTAAAAGTAATACAACTCTTTATTTTATCCCTTGTAACAGTGTAAGATTTTGCTTTCAATTCAAACTCAGTCTCCTTATACGAAGGCTCTATATCCCAAGCATCAGCCCAACCTGGTATACTTTCATAAAATGAAAGCTTACTTCTCTCTCTCAAAACTTCCCTTCCTTCCTCTTTATCGTAAATTGAAATAATATGTCCCTCTTTATCTAGCTTTACTAATAACTTTGAGTTCTCTAAAGTTAGTCCCTCTACTTTAACTTCATCCTTAACCTCTTCCTCTTTACAGGGTGAAAAGCCTAATGGAGGAACTTTTACTTTGATTAATTTCCCATTAATATTAACAAAATCTTCCCTTTCCCATGATAGAGAGTTAAAGACTAAACATTCATCTCCATCTCCAACAAGCTTTTTAATACTTTCCATTGTAATTTTTTCGCTTTCTTTTATAACATATTCTAACTCTGGATAAACGGTTTTGTAAACTTCATTTATTGCTGAACCGGGCAAAACGTCATGAAATTCATTCTTTAAGAGTATTTTCCAAAGTGATTGAATCTTCTCTTTATCATAATTTCCAGCAATGGTTGACCAAATCTCAGCTTCCCTTAATGAGATTTCAGCTCTTCTGTGTAAGTATTTCATTCTTGAATGGGAAGTTAAAACACCTCTGTGAGTCTCTAAGTAAAGTTCACCTACCCATTCTTCCTTAGGATTAGCTTCAAAAGGAAAACCATCTTTTATTTTAGGAACAAAGGGGAGATTGTCAAATATCTTTTTCTTTATTAACATTTCTTCAGTTGGTCCTCCTCCTCCATCACCATAACCATAAGCATAAAGCATTGGTTGATCTTTATCTTTCCAGTTATTCCATTGTTCCATTAAGCTATCTATTGTAAAAGTTGAATTATACCCTCCTCCACCATTACCAAATGCTATTGCTTTTAATGAAGAACCATCAATTCCTACCCAGTTAAAAAGAGAATAAGGGAATTTGTTTGTGTCATTCCAAAATACTTTGTGAGTTGCAAAGTATTTTATTTTACTCAGTCTAGCTATTTGTGGTAATTGTGCTGAGAAACCAAATGTATCTGGTAACCAAAGTATTTCAGAGTATTTTCCAAAGTTCTCCTTGTAGAAGAGTTGAGAATAAAGAAGTTGTCTTGCAATAGACTCTCCAGAAGGTAAATTAGCATCAAACTCAACCCAACCAGCACCTAATATCCATTTTCCTTCTTTTACTTTCTCCTTGATTTTTTCAAATAGAGAAGGATAGTCACTCTTTATCCAATCATAATAAATAGCCATACTTTGCATAAAGACAAAATCATATTTTTCCATTAAAGAAAGGACTGTTGAGAACGTTCTAGCTATTTTTCTCCTAGTCTCATCAAAGTTCCATAGCCATGCAGTATCTGTATGAGCATGACCAATAGCATATACTATTCCACGTTTGTAATTTAACTCTTTTAGCTTTTCCTTAAGGAAGTTTATTGCTTCTGTATAATCTGTTGTATATTCTTCCTTATTTGAGTAACCGTAGCTAAGCAAATAGGTAGGGAATTTATCATAAACCTTAGATGCTAAATAAAGTTGATCTGCAGACACACCTACAAATGGTACAAATTTAAGAGCTTCCGATAGAATTTTTAGAATCTCATCTCTTTCGAAATACTTTGATAATTCAAGGAGTGAAATACCATAAAGCCAGAAAATAAATGCTGAGTCATTTCTTACAAACTTATAAGGCGTTCCGTAACTTATTTCGACCCTTTCACCAAATGCTTTGAACGGAGAAAACTCAGCTTCAATCTTTATTTCACCTTTTGGTAATGGGAAATAGTTATGGTAGCCGTCTAAAGAGAAATATGGCTTACTATTGAGTTTTATTAACGCAGAACCAGAATAATCGGCAACTAACAAAAAAGAGTTATCGTCTTCATTATTTAATGAAATTGAATTGCCGTTCCAACTTAGTCTTTCAATTTTTGTAAATGAAGTTGCTAAAATGTATGATAATCTTTGGAAAATCTCTTTTTCGCTTCTCATAATGTAAAAGATGGTTAAAGGAATAAAAACGTTAGTATTAATAGTAGCATTTTCAAGAAAGTGCTAAATAAAATGCTTAGGTTAATTGAAAATGCAGAGTACTCTGAGCTTGGAGATATAGTTAGAATTTCACTCCAGGATTAGGGAAAAACTGATAGATTCTCCTATTATAATATCTACACTTGAGAAAGAGACTATTTTACTTGTTTCAATTAATGATAAGCTGTTTTTTATAACTTAGACTCACAACATAAGGTCTTAATTTTTATTCAAAGACTTTCTTGTCGGATCTATTAATAATACATTAAAATATTTGACTATTAGAAGAAAACCTTAGTTAGATTAGATGATGCCTATAAGAGCTTAGTAAAGTTTTCGTTAAAGAAATATAGTAATGCTAAGCATATATCTGATGTTCTTAATGAATTGCTAAGAGAAGGTCTAAAAAGCAATAAGGAGACTAGAAAAGTTGAAATGAATATTATTGTAGAGGTTGAAAGTGCAGAGAAATTAACACCAGAAGAAATAGGGAGGTTAATAGATGAAGTGAATAGCGGTGGTTGATACTAACGTACTAGTTTATGATTTTATATCAGATTCCCATGAAGAGGCAAAGAAGAAATTAAATGTTATTGAAAGAATGGTCTTACGCTTTAACATATTAGTTAAATTTATTCTTATGGTAATAACAAAACTGAAAATATATAATCAGCTCGTAAAAGAGAAAGTTGAAGAAATCCTAAAGAATAGTGTCATTGTTAGAGTTCGCAAGGAAGATTTTATCGATTCTATCAACTTAAATATAAAAAATTAATGATTTCTTCTTGTTACCGTAGCTAAAAGATTAAATTTTCCTGTAATTTGGGTTTAGGATTATCATTAGAGTACTTAAATACTTTAAATTTACCGAAAACGTTAATAGAAATTTTTTCGTAATCTTTCCTATATTTCTCCTCATCGATAATAATTGAAATGCCAAGAACAAATGGATTATTTTTCTCGTCAGGTTCTCCTGATTCATCAATGGCAATAATCATTAACGAGAATAAGTATTAGAATGTATTAAAGTTTTCACGAAAAAATCAATGACTTCATCCTGCCCGTAATCCCCGGGCAGTCCTCATATATTTATGTTAACTGTAACCTTAAAAACTATTCCTTTATCCTACCAAAGATCTTATATAACTCTTTTTCTGCTTTTTATTTCTCTCTTTAAATTCTCATAATACTGGATATCCAGCTTGTTATTCCATTCTTTTGTAAATTATGAAAAGGGAAAAAGCATTAAAGAACCTATGAATTAAAACATTTATACCACAAGAAAATTCTGATACTTATTGCATTAGAATATTAAACAAAGAACGTAAGCGCTGCTAAATTCGCTTAGGAAATTTGCATATATCACCTCAGAATTTATCACTTACATCTTGAATAAGGTGTAAAAGTAAGGCTACAATGCTTTTGTGGAAACAGTTTCAACGGCATTAGAAGATAACACTGTTTGCACTATCATAAATAATTTGACTAAATTTGTATAAAAGAAGTGATATAGACTTTAATAAATTATTAAGTAGAGCTATTTAGTTACTTCTTCACTGTTTCACTTGTCAAATATACTGATAAATATATATATTTTAGTAAAACTAGTTTAACTATGGTGAAATCAGTTTGACGATTAAAGTCAATGTTGGTAAAAAAGGTATCATAATTATTCCTAAAAGTATAAGAGATCTTTTAAACATAAAGGAAGGTGATTCATTACTTCTAAACGTTATTGATGGAAAAATAGTTTTAGAGAGGGAGAGAAAGATAAACTTAGAGGATCTAAAGAAGAAATTTGAAGAGCATGAGAAAAGAATTGCTTATGCTAAAAAACCAAGGTTAGGGGAATTAGAAAAAGTAGAATTAGAGGAGGAATTTGAAGGTTGATCTTTGTAGATGCAAATTTCTTAATATACTTAAACTTAGGTATTAAAGAGGCGAAGGATTATTATTTTAGATTACTAGAAAACGAAAGCTTAACACTAGATCCTTTAGTTCTTGATGAGGTAATATATGTTTCAAAAAAGAAGTATAATGTAAAGTTCGAAGACACATTAACCTTCATTGACGAATTAGTTTTACCTTATGTTACAGTGTTTCCGATTACTGAGGGAGAATATGAAAAAGCAAAGAGATTCATGATAGAATACGCAATTCCACCTTCAGATTCCCTTCATGTAGCAGTAATGTTGAATAACTCCATTAAGAAGATTTTATCAGAAGATAAAGATTTTGACAAAATCAAAGAAATTGAAAGAATTTGGATTACTTATTAAGGATTGAAAATCCTTGATTTATTGAATTACCCAGCTCTTACTTAAATAAAAGCATAATATTCTCATCTTGTGATTTTTTGCTTCTTAGTAATGATCCATTAGATCACTAAGACTGTGTGATTATAAAGGGTCTAGTAACTATCAAGCTGTAAAATCATTAGCTCTTATAGCGGATTAAAACGTTACTCTTTCAAGGTCTTTATACTAATGGAGTCTTTAATCATAGTACTAAGGCTTCCAGTAATTGCTAATGTGAGTACGAGAGAAGTATTCATCAAATATGACTTCCTTAACTCACTAGGAGTTAAAAAATAATCACAAATCTTTACTTATAAAAAACTAAACAGTAAAAATTTTGTTTTTCAATAAAAATGCTTATAATAACATGATGAAAAATTAACATATGAAATCATTGTTAGAAGTAAGTAGGGAAAAGAGAATAATAAGGATATTACCAATCCTATTTTTCTTATATTTCATAAATTTCCTTGATAGAGTAAACATCTCATATGCAATTGACGCAGGAACGTTTCAATATTTAGGAGTTGCAAAGAATCAAGTAGGAATAATAGCTTCCTTTGCTTCCTCATTATTCTTTGT
The nucleotide sequence above comes from Sulfurisphaera javensis. Encoded proteins:
- a CDS encoding GH116 family glycosyl hydrolase, yielding MNGIPIGSIGTGKIEFFPDLTIDNVTIMNNWSNPRRSIRGFHIVKDGIFLQTNPGKNIENPPEYRKVKKIISKEKFPIITYEIPEVNTTVTVFSIINKSLKDSSLPAIVFHVKGEGVFAISFPNLVGSRREGRENYAIKRKINGVLFTNEKALQQDPAYGNMFLGCIGCKVFAGYSYLRPSRKGMTEDITPLLELRESDYYKIEPYAREEIAGIVWKEVHGEEKFILSWYFNGRPYNYPYGHYYENWFNNSYEVAEYVLLNDLKPELEDEDSWINEVYRDGLYVLTYSWLTKDGRFAVYEDPEVTLLMNTIGTMTYDAVSFALLELYPDLVKKMDEYFGLFLRNGEVPHDLGEESIESPIYGASSNYPWTDLASTWVLMMYRDYKFTNDLDFLKRNYEKMKEAIDYLLSLDKDKDCIPDSKGGLDNSYDGTYMFGASSYVASMFLCALRAFISASKILGKDSSNYEDCLRKGMETYNSLFNGKYFIAWKSSNTKKESCMSSQLLGQFWCELLSLEPIADEEKIISALKSIYELNYKASKYCLVNSVNPDGSIDTETDQMRSCWSRVAFAVSAHMILKGLKEEGLEIAKREWETIKSLGVWNQSSRIDAITGKKVGLPYYIGSVSPWFIKYAIKLVNSVRNEAQ
- a CDS encoding amidohydrolase family protein, which codes for MKLVLTGKVFDGEKIIEKGSVIIEEDKIIDVVEGEEKGDRVIKGNFILPGLIDTHVHFFGVEDDNVLSWNLVNEIDAAIRSTRDMEKLLRSGFTTVRDLGSKVAVNLSKLQRRGEIIGPTVIASGYSLAITGGDDDPKDLPLDIAQRLSYSFYCDSPYECRKAVRMAIRQGASVIKVYASGAFSQGEIILPGFSLDELKAIVDESHRAGLKVASHAYGKEAIMNSILAGVDTIEHGLGLDDETASMIKEKGICYIPTLSAYEIDFPVPKEVRKYREELVKRHFNEDMRIAVSKGLKIATGTDYVGSKQRPHGKNYRELVLLSRYMNHIEVLKSATSIAGECLGLNVGKLKRGYTADIIVVKDDPTVSIENLSPSNIIYVIKEGKVYRGYGNYEE
- the malA gene encoding alpha-glucosidase MalA; translated protein: MSFMQVEEKDGIYRIRINNPLPPVEFNFQGVNSSKSLHDFNLTIEEKENSLIISKPLELEEHIVGLGEKAVELDRRRFRFRMCNIDAGKYFKFSDPLYINIPFFISVYKGKATGYFINSASCDLVIDIGVSDYSKIKIFVPHRDVELFIFEGPTIEKVLERYTDVTGKPYLMPEWALGYMISRYSYYPQDYIIKLVDLMKEFRVTAVFLDIDFMDSFKLFTWDKEKFPDPQKFIEELHKRGVKLITIVDHSVRADQKYPIFISGLGKFCETGKGELFVGKLWPGNTVYPDFFKEETRKWWSELIYNWLKQGVDGIWLDMNEPTDFTTYDTYYEILNQLHATMKDERLLLTFPPNVVHEYKGKKVPHLMIRNAYPLYEAMATFEGFKDKEPFILSRSGYAGIQKYACVWTGDNTPSWDDLKLQLQLVLGLSISGVSCVGIDIGAFQGRGSRDIDNSPELLVKYFGIALFFPFFRTHKATNGIDTEPIFLPSYYREKMKKIIDTRYKFLPYLYSLAIESHETGHPIIRPLFYDFQEDENTYRIEDEYMVGKFLLYAPIITPTERRLVYLPSGRWMEFWTKEIFEGNSWINSSSDLPIYIREGSIIPLENNDILTFGNYGKFKYNNVFIEREGNLLKLSKPFFVRKIITEKKEIEVNKELTSIDL
- a CDS encoding alpha-mannosidase — translated: MRSEKEIFQRLSYILATSFTKIERLSWNGNSISLNNEDDNSFLLVADYSGSALIKLNSKPYFSLDGYHNYFPLPKGEIKIEAEFSPFKAFGERVEISYGTPYKFVRNDSAFIFWLYGISLLELSKYFERDEILKILSEALKFVPFVGVSADQLYLASKVYDKFPTYLLSYGYSNKEEYTTDYTEAINFLKEKLKELNYKRGIVYAIGHAHTDTAWLWNFDETRRKIARTFSTVLSLMEKYDFVFMQSMAIYYDWIKSDYPSLFEKIKEKVKEGKWILGAGWVEFDANLPSGESIARQLLYSQLFYKENFGKYSEILWLPDTFGFSAQLPQIARLSKIKYFATHKVFWNDTNKFPYSLFNWVGIDGSSLKAIAFGNGGGGYNSTFTIDSLMEQWNNWKDKDQPMLYAYGYGDGGGGPTEEMLIKKKIFDNLPFVPKIKDGFPFEANPKEEWVGELYLETHRGVLTSHSRMKYLHRRAEISLREAEIWSTIAGNYDKEKIQSLWKILLKNEFHDVLPGSAINEVYKTVYPELEYVIKESEKITMESIKKLVGDGDECLVFNSLSWEREDFVNINGKLIKVKVPPLGFSPCKEEEVKDEVKVEGLTLENSKLLVKLDKEGHIISIYDKEEGREVLRERSKLSFYESIPGWADAWDIEPSYKETEFELKAKSYTVTRDKIKSCITFTFNFRKSDVIEEICLYAEKKMINVKLMTKIPDRELLLKFWVKTNLNANEAVFEIPYGVLKRSTIKNTSWEKARFEVPFQKWLDISEDNYGVGIVTDGKYGVSVERGDIGVTISKTPIFPDYETDSEENEVNIYIIPHKDDWKESEIYKLGYELNIPLIVTKGKLKESKSFISLKGKGLILETLKLSEDNKGIIIRLYNVLNSKGKGELTLWFNPSKVISTNIIEDEEVEREMIVKKNKVEFSYKNYEILTLKVY
- a CDS encoding AbrB/MazE/SpoVT family DNA-binding domain-containing protein — protein: MTIKVNVGKKGIIIIPKSIRDLLNIKEGDSLLLNVIDGKIVLERERKINLEDLKKKFEEHEKRIAYAKKPRLGELEKVELEEEFEG
- a CDS encoding type II toxin-antitoxin system VapC family toxin, with the translated sequence MIFVDANFLIYLNLGIKEAKDYYFRLLENESLTLDPLVLDEVIYVSKKKYNVKFEDTLTFIDELVLPYVTVFPITEGEYEKAKRFMIEYAIPPSDSLHVAVMLNNSIKKILSEDKDFDKIKEIERIWITY